A window from Moritella yayanosii encodes these proteins:
- the rfbC gene encoding dTDP-4-dehydrorhamnose 3,5-epimerase: protein MKVSKTSIAGALVIEPDVFGDDRGFFMETFQAARYRDVLGGEFDFVQDNYSRSEKNVLRGLHFQKNKPQGKLVRVVLGDVYDVAVDIRLASPTYGQCHGLRLNAENKLQFWLPPGLAHGFVVLSDLADFEYKCTNYYDNSDEGCLIWNDPALNIDWPCDAPLLSDKDKMGLKFNDLC from the coding sequence ATGAAAGTGTCTAAAACCTCGATTGCTGGCGCCTTGGTTATCGAGCCTGATGTATTTGGAGATGATCGCGGTTTCTTTATGGAAACATTCCAAGCGGCTCGTTATCGCGATGTGCTTGGAGGTGAGTTTGATTTCGTACAAGATAACTATTCACGGTCGGAAAAAAATGTTTTACGAGGACTGCATTTTCAAAAAAATAAACCGCAAGGCAAGTTAGTGCGTGTTGTATTGGGGGATGTGTACGATGTTGCCGTCGATATACGCTTAGCTTCACCTACCTATGGGCAGTGTCATGGGCTGCGATTAAATGCTGAGAATAAACTGCAATTTTGGTTACCGCCGGGATTAGCCCATGGTTTTGTGGTGTTATCTGATCTTGCTGATTTTGAATATAAATGTACCAATTATTATGACAATAGCGATGAAGGCTGCCTTATTTGGAATGATCCGGCATTAAACATTGATTGGCCTTGTGATGCCCCGTTATTGTCAGATAAAGATAAAATGGGCCTTAAGTTTAACGACTTGTGTTAA
- a CDS encoding serine hydrolase domain-containing protein: MIKMNVLACRLAYSLAMTLPMASVASPNNVANLESIFTNTDVPRVFSGVVIIAKGNDITFSYTSASQSASSDSTALAFTLQTPFVTASLSKQMTAALVMREVDQGRIDLDAPITQYLERLKGKWDAVITVRQLLNHLSGIVAMDKPLKTVPGDVFAYSNTGYNLLGELVATTSGKNYETLASDMFEYCGMDNTNPSSNTHNALRYHEKSPGELVAITKDLPARAAPSAGIISTAEDLVAWNQCLHNSELISAKSHVQMVTKAATRKHRWGALGYGFGLQLSDNTAVQEWSHSGYVLGYISTLSYYPKSDTSMILLENISWYPKDMTRVFYYHDQLRNQLLKSLK, encoded by the coding sequence ATGATAAAAATGAATGTACTTGCCTGTCGTTTGGCGTATAGCTTGGCTATGACGTTGCCAATGGCAAGTGTGGCTTCGCCAAATAATGTGGCTAATCTGGAATCCATATTTACCAATACCGATGTACCAAGAGTATTTAGTGGTGTGGTCATTATCGCAAAAGGTAATGATATTACGTTTAGTTATACGTCTGCATCTCAGTCTGCAAGTTCAGACTCGACAGCGCTCGCGTTTACATTACAAACGCCATTTGTAACCGCATCATTAAGCAAACAAATGACAGCGGCGTTAGTCATGCGAGAAGTTGACCAAGGCCGAATCGATCTAGACGCGCCAATTACTCAGTATCTTGAACGCTTAAAAGGGAAGTGGGATGCGGTTATAACGGTTAGGCAATTGCTTAATCATTTATCTGGTATTGTGGCGATGGATAAACCACTTAAAACTGTCCCAGGTGACGTGTTTGCATATTCAAATACCGGTTATAACCTGTTAGGTGAATTAGTCGCTACGACATCAGGAAAGAATTATGAAACGTTAGCTTCTGACATGTTTGAATACTGTGGTATGGACAACACCAACCCATCAAGTAATACCCATAATGCGCTGCGTTATCATGAAAAATCACCGGGTGAGCTGGTGGCTATTACTAAGGATTTGCCTGCTCGTGCCGCGCCAAGTGCCGGAATTATCTCTACTGCCGAAGATTTAGTGGCATGGAATCAGTGTTTGCATAATAGCGAGTTAATATCAGCTAAATCACATGTACAGATGGTCACTAAAGCGGCGACTAGAAAACATCGTTGGGGTGCGTTAGGTTATGGTTTTGGTCTGCAATTATCTGACAACACAGCGGTGCAAGAATGGAGTCACAGCGGCTATGTTCTCGGTTATATTTCGACATTAAGTTATTATCCAAAATCAGATACCAGCATGATCCTACTGGAAAATATATCCTGGTATCCGAAAGACATGACACGGGTATTTTATTATCATGATCAATTGCGTAATCAGTTATTAAAGTCATTAAAGTAA
- a CDS encoding helix-turn-helix domain-containing protein, producing MSSILDTLHKTAEDLTNADVMDIKTMREFDVLCLPKIEHYDAAHIKAIRESACVSQSVFAAYLNTSPSTVRAWEQGGKSPRGTSLKLLNLVAHKGLDILAY from the coding sequence ATGAGTAGCATACTTGATACACTACACAAAACAGCAGAAGATTTAACGAATGCTGACGTTATGGACATTAAAACTATGCGTGAGTTTGATGTTTTATGCTTACCTAAAATAGAACATTACGACGCAGCACACATCAAAGCAATCAGAGAATCTGCATGCGTCAGCCAAAGTGTATTTGCAGCTTACTTGAATACTAGCCCTTCTACCGTACGCGCTTGGGAACAAGGTGGGAAATCTCCAAGAGGAACTTCATTAAAACTGCTCAACTTGGTCGCTCACAAAGGCTTAGATATCTTAGCTTATTAA
- a CDS encoding LysR substrate-binding domain-containing protein, translating into MSACLFVPPAVAGQGVVLGRSVLVKDDLACGRLVKPFPVLNSSTELAYYIVWRPEHDGLEKVQAFKGWLLEMAAVIQGYR; encoded by the coding sequence GTGTCAGCTTGTTTATTCGTGCCACCAGCGGTGGCTGGGCAGGGAGTCGTACTAGGCCGCAGTGTATTAGTCAAAGATGATCTTGCTTGTGGACGATTAGTGAAGCCATTCCCGGTACTGAATAGCAGTACCGAATTGGCATATTATATTGTCTGGCGACCTGAACATGATGGGTTAGAAAAAGTTCAGGCCTTTAAAGGGTGGTTATTAGAAATGGCTGCCGTTATACAGGGTTACCGATGA
- a CDS encoding glycosyltransferase family 2 protein, which yields MLISICMCTYQRDHVVDTLRSIAALQLPDHVTLEVIVVDNDEHAYAEMLVKGQANVMDMPVYYRQETAKNIALARNCSINNTKGEWVAFIDDDEVADPDWLAQLLSTAQTFQADAVFGRVKSTYPSHTPQWIIDSGVFERPAVSNGQEVSSGATNSTLVSQAAIKKYQLKFDSDYGLTGGEDADFFYRLYQHGGKLVCSNEAYVSEEVASNRLNINYLLRRAIRIGETYTRYRIQQAPLANKLAYFTDVLIKLIILLFIVLVKLPFGQSKYAKPLLQLVDKYGKIKALFTSKTVKLYN from the coding sequence ATGCTGATATCTATTTGTATGTGTACATATCAACGAGATCATGTTGTCGATACCCTCAGGAGTATTGCCGCCTTACAACTACCAGATCACGTTACTCTTGAAGTGATCGTCGTTGATAATGATGAGCACGCTTACGCGGAAATGCTGGTCAAAGGCCAAGCGAATGTCATGGATATGCCGGTATATTACCGCCAAGAAACTGCAAAGAATATTGCCTTGGCACGTAACTGCTCCATCAATAATACCAAGGGTGAATGGGTGGCATTTATCGATGATGATGAAGTGGCCGATCCCGATTGGTTAGCGCAACTGTTATCAACCGCGCAAACTTTTCAAGCCGATGCTGTATTCGGCCGAGTCAAATCAACCTACCCTAGCCATACTCCGCAGTGGATCATTGATTCTGGTGTATTTGAACGCCCAGCGGTAAGTAACGGCCAAGAAGTCTCCAGTGGTGCGACAAATTCAACATTAGTCAGTCAAGCGGCCATTAAAAAATATCAACTCAAGTTCGATTCCGACTATGGCTTAACCGGGGGTGAGGATGCGGATTTCTTTTATCGGTTATATCAGCATGGCGGTAAACTAGTGTGTTCAAATGAAGCCTATGTCAGTGAAGAAGTGGCAAGTAACCGATTGAATATAAACTACCTATTAAGACGGGCAATACGCATAGGCGAAACCTATACCCGTTATCGCATACAACAAGCGCCGTTAGCCAACAAACTAGCTTACTTTACCGACGTGTTAATAAAACTGATTATATTGTTATTTATCGTATTGGTTAAATTACCTTTCGGCCAATCAAAATACGCCAAACCATTATTACAATTAGTGGATAAATACGGAAAAATAAAAGCGTTATTCACCTCTAAAACCGTCAAACTGTACAACTGA
- a CDS encoding NAD(P)H-dependent oxidoreductase, which translates to MINRNLLDAYKIEHGSIKVAIAGAGYISKGLIQQITLLDFIDVVSIYSKTRAPIIALLKDANLPLSIIADNVEDFCASDADIVVELTGDTEFGCELGLATLAANKHFVVSAETDALVGPVLAELFREKGLIYSNMWGDEPGLIKHLYNYADVLGFGIVAVGKFKGFHDSFANPDSVLPWAEKSGQKPTMIASFADGSKMSMEMTIVSNATGLVADVPGMHLAKGTLEDIVDLLKLKEDGGILNQTGVIEVVCGVEPSGGVFAVITTDKPEILDSLSYYKMGNGPNYLLYLPYHMPGIEALYGLYVNVVEHQSVVRPLGAPVSDVITRAKRDLKKGDQLDCIGGYDYYGEMTSAELSVEHNALPLGLATGARLLVDINQGESISFQDVEIQGHIDGRKLRQRFSEMVLENQPLESDNIKRVNLG; encoded by the coding sequence ATGATTAATCGAAATCTGTTAGATGCGTATAAAATAGAACATGGGAGTATCAAGGTTGCTATAGCGGGTGCTGGCTATATTAGTAAGGGGTTGATACAGCAGATAACGCTGCTGGATTTCATTGATGTGGTTTCTATTTACTCCAAAACACGTGCGCCAATTATTGCCTTGCTGAAAGATGCTAATTTACCGTTATCGATTATTGCCGACAACGTTGAAGATTTCTGTGCCAGTGATGCTGACATTGTGGTTGAGTTGACGGGTGATACTGAATTTGGTTGCGAACTCGGGCTTGCTACGTTAGCGGCCAATAAACATTTTGTGGTTAGCGCTGAAACCGATGCACTTGTTGGCCCTGTGCTTGCTGAACTTTTCCGTGAAAAAGGTCTGATTTACAGTAATATGTGGGGCGATGAACCGGGGTTGATTAAGCACCTTTATAATTATGCCGATGTGTTGGGCTTCGGGATAGTGGCCGTTGGTAAATTCAAAGGTTTTCACGATTCTTTTGCTAACCCAGATTCGGTATTACCTTGGGCTGAAAAATCAGGGCAGAAACCAACGATGATCGCATCCTTTGCGGATGGCTCTAAAATGTCGATGGAAATGACGATTGTCTCGAATGCCACCGGTTTAGTTGCTGATGTGCCAGGTATGCATTTAGCCAAAGGTACACTTGAAGATATTGTTGATTTATTGAAATTAAAAGAAGACGGCGGTATTTTGAATCAAACTGGGGTGATTGAAGTTGTTTGTGGGGTTGAACCCAGTGGTGGGGTATTTGCCGTTATTACCACGGATAAACCTGAAATATTAGATTCGCTTTCTTATTATAAAATGGGTAATGGCCCTAATTACCTGTTGTATTTACCTTACCATATGCCGGGTATTGAAGCCTTGTACGGTTTATACGTGAATGTTGTTGAGCATCAATCTGTTGTACGTCCACTGGGCGCACCGGTATCGGATGTGATCACGCGTGCCAAGCGCGACCTGAAAAAAGGCGACCAGCTTGATTGCATAGGTGGTTATGACTATTACGGCGAAATGACCAGTGCTGAATTATCTGTAGAACATAACGCATTACCTTTAGGGCTGGCGACAGGTGCTCGATTATTAGTGGATATTAACCAAGGTGAGTCGATCTCATTTCAAGATGTAGAAATTCAAGGCCACATTGATGGCCGTAAATTACGCCAACGATTTAGTGAAATGGTGCTGGAAAACCAACCGTTAGAATCGGACAATATTAAACGGGTTAATTTAGGTTAG
- a CDS encoding enoyl-CoA hydratase/isomerase family protein, which yields MEDFITSVVQDNILTLTINRPKARNALNQAMYLLLAQGLETAQQDDAIHVVMIKGTVDIFCAGNDMQDFQAMSQGQADQYGARFMRALINCDKPIVAAVNGSAMGIGTTMLQFVDFLYLSPTAIFQTPFVAMGLCPELGSSELLAQQIGVRKARAMLLAGESMLANEAVTLGFANEVCDSPDDAALQRAITLAKLAPIAMRTSKAMLMRESRQQLLDIVEYENKSLAYLVTQPECREAVSAFMEKRQPDFNRC from the coding sequence ATGGAAGATTTCATTACTTCAGTTGTGCAGGATAATATTTTAACGCTAACAATAAATCGCCCTAAGGCACGTAATGCTTTAAATCAGGCCATGTATTTATTACTCGCGCAAGGATTAGAAACGGCACAACAGGATGATGCCATTCATGTTGTGATGATTAAGGGAACGGTCGATATTTTTTGTGCTGGCAATGATATGCAAGATTTTCAAGCCATGTCGCAAGGCCAAGCGGATCAATATGGTGCCCGCTTTATGCGCGCATTAATCAACTGTGATAAACCTATTGTTGCTGCAGTTAATGGTTCTGCAATGGGGATCGGCACCACCATGTTACAGTTTGTCGATTTCCTCTATTTATCGCCAACGGCAATATTTCAAACACCATTTGTGGCGATGGGGTTATGCCCGGAACTCGGCTCGAGTGAATTATTAGCGCAACAAATTGGCGTGCGTAAAGCGCGAGCCATGTTATTAGCAGGCGAATCTATGCTAGCAAATGAAGCAGTTACTTTAGGGTTTGCGAATGAAGTATGTGACTCACCAGATGATGCTGCATTGCAAAGGGCCATCACACTTGCAAAACTGGCACCCATCGCTATGCGCACCAGTAAAGCAATGTTGATGAGAGAGTCTCGACAGCAACTATTAGATATCGTTGAATATGAAAATAAAAGTTTGGCTTATTTAGTCACTCAACCAGAATGTCGTGAAGCGGTTAGCGCTTTTATGGAAAAACGCCAACCGGACTTTAACCGGTGCTGA
- a CDS encoding helix-turn-helix domain-containing protein, with the protein MTQPAFGRHIKALEAAVGQQLVDRSSQPILDPLPRHIHCLPPP; encoded by the coding sequence ATAACCCAACCTGCTTTCGGCCGACATATTAAAGCGCTTGAAGCGGCTGTTGGTCAGCAGTTAGTTGATCGCAGTTCACAGCCTATCCTCGATCCCTTGCCTCGCCACATTCACTGTCTTCCCCCACCTTAA
- a CDS encoding GNAT family N-acetyltransferase — protein MLICIDGIAVGSYKIEINADHIHFCRFFLLPEHQGQGIGSKVLKRLITLAKDQQLPCKLSHLQGNRVGGLYARFGFVIDDSDSQFVYMSRQ, from the coding sequence ATGCTGATCTGTATTGATGGTATCGCTGTTGGCAGTTATAAGATTGAAATAAACGCTGATCATATTCACTTTTGTCGCTTTTTCTTATTACCAGAACATCAAGGTCAAGGCATTGGTAGCAAGGTATTAAAGCGACTCATTACACTTGCCAAAGATCAACAATTACCCTGTAAGCTAAGTCATTTACAAGGTAATCGAGTTGGTGGTCTATATGCGCGTTTTGGCTTTGTTATTGATGACAGTGATAGCCAATTTGTTTATATGTCTCGCCAATAA
- a CDS encoding flavin monoamine oxidase family protein, which yields MKTAFVIIGGGLSGLYTAYLLEQLGKDYILLEGRSRFGGRIYTEDKFDMGPSWFWPDMHPRITQLIDDLHLSVFPQHDKGAFLFDKHENKPPLRYESGYAGSPQSMRVAGGMQTVVNGIKAKLITGRIIRNAKVSHVEHNADKQDSYSIVTAKIDGEAQTIQARQVIFAMPLRLLANSITLSPELPTKVQQKFASTATWMAAHAKFFAIYETPFWRKTGLSGSASSQVGPLAEIHDASTFDGTGALFGFVGVDAHTRQSAGSERIKALAVKQLVRIYGEQAARPIDVKLIDWSQETMTATDADKNAPNGHPQYGLRDIQSALAPVYQQGWYFAGTEAAEENGGYIEGALEAAEAVITRSLT from the coding sequence ATGAAAACAGCATTTGTCATTATTGGCGGTGGACTCAGCGGTTTATATACCGCTTATTTATTAGAACAGCTGGGTAAAGACTATATTTTACTCGAAGGTCGATCGCGATTCGGTGGTCGAATATATACCGAAGACAAGTTTGATATGGGGCCCTCTTGGTTTTGGCCTGACATGCACCCTCGTATTACCCAATTGATTGATGATCTGCATTTATCGGTATTCCCACAACACGATAAAGGCGCATTTTTGTTTGATAAGCACGAGAACAAACCACCGCTACGTTATGAATCAGGTTATGCCGGTTCGCCACAATCAATGCGTGTGGCTGGTGGCATGCAAACAGTTGTTAATGGTATTAAAGCTAAGCTAATCACTGGACGTATTATTCGTAACGCTAAGGTATCTCACGTCGAACACAATGCAGATAAACAAGATAGTTATTCTATCGTTACCGCCAAAATAGACGGTGAAGCACAAACCATACAAGCGCGTCAGGTTATCTTTGCAATGCCGTTACGGTTGCTTGCCAACAGCATTACGTTATCACCAGAATTGCCGACGAAAGTACAGCAAAAATTCGCCTCGACAGCGACATGGATGGCTGCACATGCGAAGTTTTTTGCCATCTACGAAACGCCGTTCTGGCGTAAAACTGGTTTGTCCGGTTCAGCGAGTAGTCAAGTCGGTCCGTTAGCAGAAATCCATGATGCCAGTACCTTTGATGGTACAGGTGCATTGTTTGGTTTTGTCGGGGTCGATGCCCATACTCGTCAATCAGCAGGATCAGAACGTATTAAAGCATTGGCCGTAAAACAGCTGGTACGAATTTATGGTGAACAAGCTGCACGACCGATAGATGTGAAGTTAATCGACTGGAGCCAAGAAACCATGACAGCAACAGATGCAGATAAAAATGCACCGAATGGCCACCCGCAGTATGGTTTACGTGATATTCAATCAGCACTAGCGCCTGTTTATCAACAAGGTTGGTACTTTGCAGGCACAGAAGCTGCAGAAGAAAACGGCGGTTATATTGAAGGCGCATTAGAAGCAGCTGAAGCAGTAATAACTCGCAGTTTAACTTAA
- a CDS encoding cupin domain-containing protein produces the protein MLEGVFADEHGDYPVGTYKRNPVGTEHAPIVKDGCMIIVKLGQFQDEDEDDQDVEINTADQAFTQDETRAAVQYQALHAFKQEVVRLECWTRNSHIILDNTGRIELLVVNGEFSHQGDVYRQFDWLRLPVGTALDITTASDDCIVWIKTGHHSYRL, from the coding sequence GTGTTAGAAGGTGTATTCGCCGATGAGCACGGTGACTATCCTGTGGGCACGTATAAGCGAAACCCGGTCGGTACAGAGCACGCGCCGATAGTCAAAGACGGTTGTATGATCATCGTTAAACTCGGTCAATTTCAAGACGAAGACGAAGACGACCAAGATGTGGAAATTAATACCGCGGATCAAGCTTTTACTCAAGATGAAACCCGCGCGGCAGTGCAATACCAAGCGCTACACGCTTTCAAACAAGAAGTCGTACGTTTAGAATGCTGGACGCGTAACTCACATATTATCCTAGACAATACCGGTAGGATTGAACTGCTTGTTGTAAACGGTGAATTTAGTCATCAAGGGGATGTTTATCGCCAATTTGATTGGCTGCGTTTACCTGTTGGTACAGCGTTAGACATCACAACCGCTTCTGATGATTGCATTGTTTGGATCAAGACAGGTCATCACTCTTACCGCCTCTAA
- the rfbD gene encoding dTDP-4-dehydrorhamnose reductase: MFRLLVTGQKGQIGQSIKDRIDHREWDVLLTDIETLDITNAAQVARVFKAFKPNVVINAAAYTEVDKAENEAGAAESVNAYGPYLLALQCHHIGALLIHFSTEYVFNGRSHYRYVETDTPAPLNVYGRTKLQGEQYIKTYLSHYIIIRTSWVFSEYARNFVTTMLSLRRGTVPIRIVNDQFGCPTYAGDVANLALDIAKDRMAETNRYQLGEYNFCGDSGVSWFDFACAIFEELDKYQPGEQGRHLVSVTSEEYASIAARPRNGILNCHKISPIFRLSDWRRKLRHVIETTMA; encoded by the coding sequence ATGTTTCGATTATTAGTGACTGGGCAAAAAGGCCAAATAGGCCAGTCGATTAAAGACCGTATAGATCATCGAGAATGGGATGTATTACTCACCGATATAGAGACATTGGATATCACCAATGCAGCGCAAGTTGCTAGGGTATTTAAGGCGTTTAAGCCCAATGTGGTGATTAATGCGGCAGCGTATACAGAGGTGGATAAAGCAGAAAACGAGGCGGGAGCCGCGGAGTCGGTAAATGCTTACGGACCTTATTTATTGGCACTGCAATGTCATCACATAGGGGCGTTATTAATCCACTTTTCGACCGAGTATGTTTTTAACGGACGCAGTCATTACCGTTATGTCGAGACCGATACGCCAGCGCCGTTAAATGTATATGGGCGAACTAAATTACAAGGTGAGCAATATATAAAGACCTATTTGAGTCATTACATCATCATTCGCACCTCGTGGGTGTTTAGTGAATACGCGCGAAACTTTGTCACGACCATGCTTTCATTGCGCCGTGGAACAGTGCCGATCCGCATTGTGAATGATCAATTTGGTTGTCCGACTTATGCTGGGGATGTCGCCAATTTAGCGCTTGATATTGCTAAGGACCGTATGGCTGAAACAAATCGGTATCAACTTGGTGAGTATAATTTTTGTGGTGATAGTGGGGTAAGCTGGTTCGATTTTGCTTGCGCTATTTTTGAAGAATTAGATAAATACCAACCCGGTGAGCAGGGTCGCCATTTAGTCAGCGTGACAAGTGAAGAATATGCTTCAATTGCCGCACGGCCTAGAAATGGCATTTTAAACTGTCATAAAATTTCACCGATATTTAGACTTTCGGATTGGCGGCGTAAGTTACGTCATGTTATTGAAACAACGATGGCATAA
- a CDS encoding type II toxin-antitoxin system RelE/ParE family toxin: protein MRIFKSKQFKKWADKEKLTDVVLTQAIREMENGLIDANLGGHVFKKRISISGQGKSGGLRTLLAFKADKMSFFMFGFAKNEQDNINKDELKALKLMAKELLSYKVGELNKALLHGALLEVINNE from the coding sequence ATGCGCATATTCAAATCAAAACAATTTAAAAAATGGGCTGATAAAGAAAAGCTAACTGATGTAGTACTAACACAAGCGATTCGAGAAATGGAGAATGGCTTGATTGACGCAAACTTAGGCGGTCATGTTTTTAAGAAACGAATATCAATCTCCGGCCAAGGTAAGAGTGGCGGATTACGTACTCTCTTAGCTTTCAAAGCTGATAAGATGTCGTTCTTCATGTTTGGGTTTGCTAAAAATGAACAAGATAATATAAATAAAGATGAATTAAAAGCATTGAAGTTAATGGCAAAAGAATTACTCAGTTACAAGGTGGGCGAATTGAATAAAGCCCTTCTTCATGGTGCATTGCTAGAGGTTATAAATAATGAGTAG